The DNA segment GCCCCGGGGGCCGGGGGCTTCCCCGAAGAGCATCACGGAGACGGCCCCCGACCGGGGAAACAGGGGCGCCACGGCCTGGCCGAGGATGCGGGCCATGGTCACTCCCGGGGCTGGCCTTCCTTCATCAGCGCCGAGACGGCCTTGAACTGGGGATGGTTCTTGTCCCGGGCCCACTCGAAGGCCACGGACTCGTGGTTGGTGAGGGTGGCGCCGGCCGCGGCCATCCGGTCGAGGGCGTGCCTGCGGTAGTCCTCCCCGCGCCCGCTGATCGCGTCCCAGCAGAGGTGAACCTCGTGCCCGGAGGCGAGCAGTTCCAGCACCGTTTGCATCACGCAGACGTGGGCCTCGATGCCGGCGATCACGACCTGGCGCTTCGCCGGGGGAAGCCCGGGCCGCGCCTGCTGGAGCAGCCCCTCGAAGTCCGCGTCCCCGCAGCAGCCGAAGGCCGTCTTCTCCAGGAAGAACGTGGGCGTCGACAGGGCGTCGAAAGCCGCGCGGAAGCCCGCTTCCGTGGGGCCGATGC comes from the Geothrix sp. 21YS21S-4 genome and includes:
- a CDS encoding isochorismatase family protein — protein: MALLDASRSILVAIDFQGKLVGMVHRPASTLESARRLLKLADLFSVPVILTEQYPKGIGPTEAGFRAAFDALSTPTFFLEKTAFGCCGDADFEGLLQQARPGLPPAKRQVVIAGIEAHVCVMQTVLELLASGHEVHLCWDAISGRGEDYRRHALDRMAAAGATLTNHESVAFEWARDKNHPQFKAVSALMKEGQPRE